Proteins co-encoded in one Terriglobia bacterium genomic window:
- a CDS encoding energy transducer TonB: MNFIPFRRRARHQWIRSFSVGLLALFFLVSNNTSLAQATARKVKSRVEPVYPELAKRNNISGSARVELVVTPDGRVKDVKVLGGNPVLVQAVTTAVVKWKYEPAAEESSIIIKFDFSAP; this comes from the coding sequence GTGAATTTCATCCCCTTTCGGCGCCGTGCACGCCATCAATGGATACGCTCGTTTTCTGTTGGACTGCTGGCATTATTTTTTCTGGTTTCTAACAATACGTCATTGGCGCAGGCCACGGCCCGCAAGGTCAAAAGCCGGGTAGAACCTGTTTATCCCGAGCTGGCCAAAAGAAATAACATCAGCGGAAGCGCCCGCGTTGAACTGGTGGTTACGCCCGACGGCAGAGTGAAAGACGTAAAAGTCCTGGGCGGAAATCCGGTGCTGGTCCAGGCTGTAACGACCGCCGTGGTCAAGTGGAAGTACGAACCCGCTGCGGAAGAATCAAGCATCATCATCAAATTCGATTTTTCTGCCCCGTAA